Part of the Catalinimonas alkaloidigena genome is shown below.
TTTGCTGTCGATGCCGCTAACTGGAAAAGCCAGTGAAGGCTGAAAGTTAATGTTCAGCTTATAAGCTCCACCGCGCAATAGTTCAGGCTGAATACGCAAGGCATGCCAGCCGCTTTCTTCCACTTCGTACTGAAGTTGAGGCAAAGTATCGGCAGAATGTATAAGCTCAAGACTGCTGTCTTTTTCTACGGAAAAAACGTCTATGAAAATGGTAGCTTCCGGCTGCGCCAGGGTTTCCAGCGCAATGTGAATCTGCTGTCCTTCCTGTACCGGGTATCTGAGGCTAAGGGCTTTGGGCTTTTCAGGAGGAAAATAACCTGTCTCATGATAAGGCACCTCTATCAGCAGAGAATCTTCCAGGCTCATTTTGCCTGCTTTTAGCCAGTCTGCCCCCAGGGCTGTCCGGTCAAGCTCATTTTTTTGCAGCCTTTGCAGGTACTTCTCATAAGGAGAAGCTCTGGTAAAAAGCTGATCTAGTTGTTTGCTGCTGCTACATGCAGCGGCAATAAATACAATTCCGAATATATATACGCTATGAAATATTGATCGCATAGGTTAAAAGTGTAAATGACTCATCCTCTAACACAAAACCTTTCAGAATTATTCCCTGACTTACAAATACCTAAATTTTGATCAACTCAATTTTTATTTTTTGTTAAGCACAAAATAGACATGAGAGGACTGATTAAAATTTCCCGGCACAAAGCCAGCGATTTTTACTTCTTCTACTTCATATCCATTTTTTTCCAAAAGTGTGGTCCATTCTTTTATACTGCGAAATCCGCAGGGAAAAGCCATCTCAGGCACGCCTACTGCCAGGGCATTGGCCAAAAAATCTATCTGGATGATGCAGTCCTTTTGCGTAGCATAATCAAATTTGAGAAAGTCTGAGAGAGGATACTGTTGGCCTTTCAGTGACTCAAGCTGATGCTGATAATAAGGATTATTTTTTAGTTCGTCTTTTGGTAACATCACATCCTCTTCAATGATCAGCCTCCCTCCATCAGAAAGTGAATGTCGGATATTCTGTAAAAAAACACCCTGAGTTTCATCCGTATTACCTACATGATGGAGTACCGCCAGGCAACTCATCGTATCGTATTTGATTTCGCTAAAAGTGTCTGACTGAGAAAGATCCAGCGTCTGAAAACCGATCTCATCTTTTACAGCTTCAGTACGCCAGTCCATCACATCTATGCCTGCTACTCTCTGGAATGACTCATGTTGGTGTTTAAGAAAAGCCACAAAATCCCCTCCTCCACAACCTATGTCGCAATAGGAAGTACCTTGCAGGTAACCTTTTATCTTTTCGTAGCGTCTACGCAACTTCCGCTGATGTTTATAAAGCTGATAAGCCTGTAAAAATTCGTCAAACCAAATCTCATCACGAGGCTGCTTATTACGGGAAAGCCGGGCAAAAAGAGGAAAAAGCTCTTCGGCTGAACCTTGAATTTGTTTGATCCGCTGAAATGTGGAGTCTACCAGATACTGACATTTATCTATTACTGCTTTTCTATGAATAGATTGAGGATCAGGATGATGTTCAATGATTGCTTCCGCGTAGTTTCTTTTCATGATGGATTGCACAAACTTTCTGGCATCAGTATTGGTAAAAGATTTTAAGAAAGTACGGGCTTCGCTGAGTTTAGCCATATTAAATGTCAATAATTAGGGTAAACAGTAATAATTACTTAATTCAATACATTTAAGTGCGAAAGCACTTCATTCATATTAACTTAACAACAAGTTAGAATCTTTGCTCAAACCACAATTTTTGTATGCATATCATTTTTTTTGATACCCCGACCCTTAGAGATAACCTTAAGCCATTTACGCTTACTCGACCCATAAGTGAAATCCGCTCGGGTATCCTTACTATGGCTCAAAAATGGACCCATCGGCTTAGTCCACACAATCAGTACAGTAATTTTACCGAAGGCTACTTACAGAAGAAGTACCCGCTCCAGGCATCAGGAGCCGATC
Proteins encoded:
- a CDS encoding class I SAM-dependent methyltransferase, producing MAKLSEARTFLKSFTNTDARKFVQSIMKRNYAEAIIEHHPDPQSIHRKAVIDKCQYLVDSTFQRIKQIQGSAEELFPLFARLSRNKQPRDEIWFDEFLQAYQLYKHQRKLRRRYEKIKGYLQGTSYCDIGCGGGDFVAFLKHQHESFQRVAGIDVMDWRTEAVKDEIGFQTLDLSQSDTFSEIKYDTMSCLAVLHHVGNTDETQGVFLQNIRHSLSDGGRLIIEEDVMLPKDELKNNPYYQHQLESLKGQQYPLSDFLKFDYATQKDCIIQIDFLANALAVGVPEMAFPCGFRSIKEWTTLLEKNGYEVEEVKIAGFVPGNFNQSSHVYFVLNKK